A window from Pseudomonas alloputida encodes these proteins:
- a CDS encoding AI-2E family transporter has product MFKVLRDWVQRYFSDEEAVVLAVLLFLAFTAVLTLGGMLAPVLAGMVLAFLMQGLVNALERVRVPTRLAVMLVFALFMGALAVFMLVLVPLLWHQLITLFNELPGMLGKWQSLLLLLPERYPHLVSDEQVLHAIESVRGEIGKFGQWALTFSLSSLPLLVNAMIYLVLVPILVFFFLKDRELIGRWVSGYLPRQRTLLNRVGSEMNRQIANYIRGKGIEILICGIATYIAFISLGLNYAALLALLVGLSVVVPYVGAVVVTVPVTLIALFQWGWGDQFIYLMTVYAIIQALDGNVLVPLLFSEAVSLHPVAIICAVLLFGGLWGFWGIFFAIPLATLIKAVLDAWPKQEPSVSPML; this is encoded by the coding sequence ATGTTCAAAGTGCTTCGCGACTGGGTGCAGCGCTACTTCTCCGATGAGGAAGCGGTGGTGCTGGCGGTCCTGTTGTTCCTGGCTTTTACCGCCGTGCTCACCCTGGGCGGCATGCTCGCGCCGGTGCTGGCGGGCATGGTGCTGGCGTTTCTGATGCAGGGGCTGGTCAACGCCCTGGAGCGCGTGCGCGTACCTACACGGCTGGCGGTGATGCTGGTGTTCGCCTTGTTCATGGGCGCACTGGCGGTGTTCATGCTGGTGCTGGTACCGCTGCTGTGGCACCAGCTGATCACGCTGTTCAACGAGCTGCCGGGCATGCTCGGCAAGTGGCAGTCGTTGTTGCTGCTGCTGCCGGAGCGCTATCCGCATCTGGTGTCGGACGAGCAGGTATTGCACGCCATTGAGTCGGTGCGCGGTGAAATTGGCAAGTTTGGTCAATGGGCGCTGACCTTCTCGCTGTCCAGCCTGCCACTGCTGGTCAATGCCATGATCTATCTGGTGCTGGTGCCGATTCTGGTGTTCTTCTTCCTGAAGGATCGCGAACTCATTGGCCGCTGGGTCAGCGGCTACCTGCCGCGCCAGCGCACCTTGCTGAACAGGGTGGGCAGCGAGATGAACCGGCAGATCGCCAACTACATCCGTGGCAAGGGTATCGAGATTCTGATCTGCGGCATTGCCACTTACATCGCCTTCATCAGCCTGGGGCTCAATTACGCAGCGCTATTGGCGTTGCTGGTGGGGCTGTCGGTGGTGGTGCCTTACGTGGGCGCGGTGGTCGTGACCGTGCCGGTGACCCTGATTGCGCTGTTCCAGTGGGGCTGGGGTGACCAGTTCATCTACCTGATGACGGTGTACGCGATCATCCAGGCGCTGGATGGCAATGTGCTGGTACCGCTGCTGTTCTCCGAAGCGGTGAGCCTGCACCCGGTGGCGATTATCTGCGCGGTGCTGCTGTTTGGCGGGCTATGGGGGTTTTGGGGGATATTCTTCGCCATCCCGCTGGCGACGCTGATCAAGGCCGTGCTGGATGCGTGGCCCAAGCAGGAGCCTAGCGTTTCACCGATGCTTTGA
- a CDS encoding peroxiredoxin, whose product MAVALDQPVADFQAQATSEQTVSLAELKGQQVVVYFYPKDSTPGCTTEGQGFRDQHDAFAAANTVIFGVSRDGIKSHENFKAKQGFPFELISDKDEALCQLFDVIKLKKLYGKEYMGVDRSTFLIDKDGVLRQEWRGVKVPGHVDAVLAAAQALNKA is encoded by the coding sequence ATGGCTGTAGCACTCGACCAACCTGTCGCCGACTTCCAGGCCCAGGCCACCAGCGAGCAAACCGTCAGCCTTGCCGAACTCAAGGGCCAGCAGGTGGTGGTGTACTTCTACCCCAAGGACAGCACCCCAGGCTGCACCACCGAGGGCCAGGGCTTCCGCGACCAGCACGACGCCTTCGCCGCGGCCAACACCGTGATATTCGGTGTGTCGCGTGATGGCATCAAGTCGCACGAGAACTTCAAGGCCAAGCAAGGCTTCCCGTTCGAGCTGATCAGCGACAAGGACGAGGCCCTGTGCCAGCTGTTCGACGTGATCAAGCTGAAGAAGCTGTATGGCAAGGAGTACATGGGCGTTGACCGCAGCACCTTCCTGATCGACAAGGACGGGGTGCTGCGCCAGGAATGGCGTGGCGTGAAAGTGCCCGGGCATGTGGATGCCGTATTGGCGGCCGCCCAAGCCTTGAACAAGGCTTGA
- a CDS encoding glycine cleavage system protein R gives MSTPTVREQFLVISALGPNPMELANVLSRAAFENRCAVVTSRLSRHGETSALVLQVGGSWDALARLESTLPGLGKKHGLTLDVVRSADQEVRPQALPYVAYVSAAYRPDIINELCQFFLDHRVELEAMTCDTYLAPQTGSSMLNAQFTVILPAGTQISWLRDQFLDFADALNLDALIEPWRPQNPM, from the coding sequence ATGTCCACCCCCACCGTCCGCGAACAATTCCTTGTCATCAGTGCCCTGGGCCCGAACCCCATGGAGCTGGCCAACGTCCTCAGCCGCGCTGCCTTCGAAAACCGCTGCGCGGTGGTCACCTCGCGCCTGAGCCGCCACGGCGAGACCAGCGCCCTGGTGCTGCAGGTGGGCGGCAGCTGGGACGCCCTGGCACGTCTCGAATCCACCCTGCCAGGCTTGGGCAAGAAGCACGGCCTGACCCTCGACGTGGTCCGCAGCGCGGACCAGGAAGTGCGCCCGCAGGCCCTTCCGTATGTGGCCTACGTGAGCGCTGCCTACCGCCCGGACATCATCAACGAGCTGTGCCAGTTCTTCCTTGACCACCGCGTCGAGCTGGAAGCCATGACCTGCGACACCTACCTGGCGCCGCAAACCGGTAGCAGCATGCTCAACGCCCAGTTCACCGTGATTCTGCCGGCCGGCACGCAGATCAGCTGGCTACGCGACCAGTTCCTGGACTTTGCCGATGCCCTGAACCTCGACGCTCTGATCGAGCCATGGCGTCCACAGAACCCTATGTAA
- the dapA gene encoding 4-hydroxy-tetrahydrodipicolinate synthase, whose product MIAGSMVALVTPMDAQGRVDWGSLDKLVDFHLENGTHAIVAVGTTGESATLDVEEHILVIKHVVERVKRSAKPIPVIAGTGANSTAEAVHLTQNAKNAGADACLLVVPYYNKPTQEGLYQHFKHIAEAVDIPQILYNVPGRTSCDMQAETVIRLSTVPNIIGIKEATGDLARAKAILDGVSKDFIVMSGDDPTAVELILMGGKGNISVTANVAPREMADLCEAALEGNAEKARAINEKLMPLHKDLFCESNPIPVKWALVEMGLMQKGIRLPLTWLSEGCHEKVRTALRQSGVLV is encoded by the coding sequence ATGATTGCGGGCAGTATGGTGGCATTGGTCACACCCATGGATGCACAAGGGCGTGTTGACTGGGGCAGCCTCGACAAACTTGTAGACTTCCACCTGGAAAACGGCACCCATGCGATCGTCGCTGTCGGCACCACCGGTGAGTCGGCCACGCTGGATGTCGAAGAACACATCCTGGTCATCAAGCACGTGGTCGAGCGCGTCAAACGCAGCGCCAAACCGATTCCGGTCATCGCCGGCACCGGTGCCAACTCCACCGCCGAAGCCGTGCACCTGACCCAGAACGCCAAGAATGCTGGCGCCGACGCCTGCCTGCTGGTTGTGCCGTACTACAACAAGCCGACGCAAGAAGGCCTGTACCAGCACTTCAAGCACATTGCCGAAGCCGTCGACATCCCGCAGATCCTCTACAACGTTCCCGGCCGTACCTCCTGCGACATGCAGGCCGAGACCGTGATCCGCCTGTCGACCGTGCCGAACATCATCGGCATCAAGGAAGCCACGGGCGACCTGGCCCGCGCCAAGGCCATTCTCGATGGCGTCAGCAAGGACTTCATCGTCATGTCCGGCGACGACCCGACTGCCGTCGAGCTGATCCTGATGGGCGGCAAGGGCAACATCTCCGTCACCGCCAACGTCGCTCCGCGCGAAATGGCGGACCTGTGCGAGGCCGCCCTTGAGGGCAATGCCGAGAAGGCCCGCGCAATCAACGAAAAACTCATGCCGCTGCACAAGGACCTGTTCTGCGAGTCCAACCCGATCCCGGTGAAATGGGCGCTCGTCGAAATGGGCCTGATGCAAAAAGGTATTCGCCTGCCACTGACCTGGCTGAGCGAAGGCTGCCACGAAAAAGTCCGTACTGCCTTGCGCCAGTCCGGCGTACTGGTTTAA